GTACGCGAGCGGCAGGTGACGGCAGCCGTCGAGCTGCTCGACGGCGGGTCGACCGTGCCGTTCATCGCGCGCTACCGCAAGGAAGCGACCGAGATGCTCGACGATGCGCAGCTGCGCACGTTGGAGGAGCGGCTGCGCTATCTGCGGGAGCTGGAGGAGCGGCGGGCCGCGATTCTTCAGTCCGTGGGCGAGCAGGGCAAGCTCACCGCCGAGGTCGAGGAGCAGATCCGGGCGGCCGACACCAAGGCGCGCCTCGAGGACATCTATCTGCCCTTCAAGCCCAAGCGGCGCACCAAGGCGCAGATCGCGCGCGAGGCGGGTCTCGAACCGCTCGCCGAGGGGCTGCTCGCCGATCCGTCGGTGGAGCCGCTCGCGGCCGCCGCCGCTTTCGTCGACGCCGACAAGGGCGTCGCGGACGCCGCGGCGGCGCTGGAGGGCGCGAGGTCCATCCTGACGGAGCGTTTCTCCGAGGACGCAGACCTCATCGGCGAGCTGCGTGAACGGATGTGGACGCGCGGGCGGCTGGCGGCGAAGGTACGCGCGGGCAAGGAGGAGGCGGGCGCCAAGTTCGCCGACTACTTCGATTTCGCCGAGCCCTTCGAGGAACTGCCCTCGCACCGGGTGCTGGCCATGTTCCGGGGCGAGAAGGAAGAAGTACTCGACCTGGTCCTGGAGCCCGAGGAGCCGTCCGAGCAGCCGGGCCCCTCCCTCTACGAGTCGATGATCGCCCGGCGCTTCGATGTTGCCGACCGCGGCCGTCCCGGCGACAAGTGGCTCGCCGACACGGTTCGCTGGGCATGGCGGACGCGGATCCTGGTGCACCTGGGCATCGATCTGCGGCTGCGGCTGCGCACGGCGGCCGAGGACGAGGCGGTACGGGTCTTCGCCGCGAACCTGCGGGATCTGCTATTGGCCGCGCCGGCCGGCACCCGGGCCACGCTCGGACTCGACCCCGGATTCCGTACCGGTGTGAAGGCCGCCGTGGTCGACGCGACGGGCAAGGTCGTCGCCACCGACACGATCTATCCGCACGTTCCCGCCAACAAGTGGGACGAGTCCCTGGCCAGGCTGGCGCGGCTCGCAAAGGAGCACTCGGTCGATCTGATCGCGATCGGCAACGGCACGGCCTCCCGCGAGACCGACAAGCTTGCCGCTGAACTGTGCGCCAAACACCCGGAGTTGAGCCTCACCAAGGTGATGGTCTCCGAGGCGGGCGCCTCGGTGTACTCCGCGTCCGCGTTCGCCTCGCAGGAGCTGCCCGGCCTCGATGTCTCACTGCGCGGCGCCGTGTCCATCGCCCGCCGCCTCCAGGACCCGCTGGCCGAACTCGTCAAGATCGACCCCAAGTCGATCGGCGTCGGCCAGTACCAGCACGACCTGTCCGAGGTGAAGCTCTCCCGCTCGCTGGACGCGGTCGTCGAGGACTGTGTGAACGGCGTCGGAGTCGACGTCAACACCGCGTCCGCGCCGCTGCTTTCACGGGTCTCGGGCATCGGCACCGGACTCGCCGAGAATATCGTGGCGCACCGCGACTCCAACGGCCCCTTCCGCTCCCGCAAGGCGCTGAAGGACGTGGCGAGGCTCGGCCCCAAGGCGTACGAGCAGTGCGCCGGCTTCCTTCGGATCCGCGGCGGCGACGACCCGCTGGACGCCTCCAGCGTGCAC
This window of the Streptomyces sp. SLBN-118 genome carries:
- a CDS encoding Tex family protein; translation: MTTSIEGRIAEELGVRERQVTAAVELLDGGSTVPFIARYRKEATEMLDDAQLRTLEERLRYLRELEERRAAILQSVGEQGKLTAEVEEQIRAADTKARLEDIYLPFKPKRRTKAQIAREAGLEPLAEGLLADPSVEPLAAAAAFVDADKGVADAAAALEGARSILTERFSEDADLIGELRERMWTRGRLAAKVRAGKEEAGAKFADYFDFAEPFEELPSHRVLAMFRGEKEEVLDLVLEPEEPSEQPGPSLYESMIARRFDVADRGRPGDKWLADTVRWAWRTRILVHLGIDLRLRLRTAAEDEAVRVFAANLRDLLLAAPAGTRATLGLDPGFRTGVKAAVVDATGKVVATDTIYPHVPANKWDESLARLARLAKEHSVDLIAIGNGTASRETDKLAAELCAKHPELSLTKVMVSEAGASVYSASAFASQELPGLDVSLRGAVSIARRLQDPLAELVKIDPKSIGVGQYQHDLSEVKLSRSLDAVVEDCVNGVGVDVNTASAPLLSRVSGIGTGLAENIVAHRDSNGPFRSRKALKDVARLGPKAYEQCAGFLRIRGGDDPLDASSVHPEAYPVVRRMVKTAGEEVASLIGNAPVLRSLKPADYVDDTFGLPTVTDILRELEKPGRDPRPAFKTATFKEGVEKIGDLASGMILEGVVTNVAAFGAFVDIGVHQDGLVHVSAMSKTFVKDPRDVVKPGDVVRVKVLDIDIPRKRISLTLRLDDEAAPKEAGGGGPKQRERGERGGRPPQQQRRRQGGRGDRSGERGGDRQAPPPANSAMADALRRAGLADPGRRR